A window of Mytilus edulis chromosome 10, xbMytEdul2.2, whole genome shotgun sequence contains these coding sequences:
- the LOC139491282 gene encoding uncharacterized protein has protein sequence MENMETYPDYKSGDLSWTGSDFKTRRGIEYLVNTIGTETEIRTRQRIFKIKDNIENMIDPDISCVTSGSLAEGLDLQGSDLDLMQIIKIIDVIEHERDSKYEYERTTLITETDTGYPGFVKLRLIAQKGQESLYLKSDCFETTSKGRYLSTIKFLDNIINNGRNLYLSKHGPGVSNRQNTLDMVFCFRLKKLSCYATEWSSRPRKKWPSINLIEIIAKNECLVVPKGPNEVSDCKFFWRISTSLAEKLLVHSFTFPQILCYGLLKLTLQRIISTHANVKGLLCSYFLKTAMFWVSEEVDIETFELSNLLHCFYLCFEKLKSWVIFCNCPNYFIPENNMFLGKINKSNNKALLRILESIKFNKIEELIDYALHSSNGNCGPFGKHTDISLMMVDLLFYRLNRTPFVRNISQCNKVLEFIESLQESESSAYIKDVCKFYHAKLSQNAAQLLPAIIKSCKFYELYHKHLENGTATDAVSGPLLCASFYYVTGQYDQTLKIVADILSKNTDDMIYLGCHEYDQNHVEQYSRNVNSAMTLNERMKEATKAKVWFLKHSPLIPKELQYLVENRDNFILPITLCHWLQYFCYFHLGNKRKKWQAFSNLYLKGRQEYSFYNTKIADADQNQDFF, from the exons ATGGAAAACATGGAAACGTACCCAGACTATAAAAGTG GTGATTTGTCCTGGACGGGAAGCGATTTCAAGACAAGAAGGGGAATTGAATACTTGGTGAATACAATTGGTACTGAAACAGAAATACGTACTAGACAAcgaatatttaaaattaaggacAACATAGAAAATATGATTGACCCTGATATATCTTGTGTCACAAGTGGAAGTTTGGCAGAAGGACTAGATTTACAAGGCAGTGACTTGGATTTAAtgcaaattatcaaaataatagaCGTAATAGAGCATGAACGCGATAGTAAATACGAATATGAACGTACTACATTGATAACGGAGACAGATACTGGTTATCCCGGATTTGTTAAACTACGATTGATAGCACAAAAGGGTCAAGAGTCGCTATATTTAAAGTCTGATTGCTTCGAAACTACTAGTAAAGGTCGATATCTATCAACTATCAAATTTCTTGATAATATTATAAATAATGGGCGAAATTTGTATTTATCTAAACATGGCCCAGGTGTATCAAACAGACAGAACACTTTAGATATGGTGTTCTGCTTTCgattaaaaaaattatcttgTTATGCAACTGAATGGTCATCTCGTCCCAGAAAAAAATGGCCATCTATTAATCTAATTGAGATAATTGCGAAAAACGAATGTTTGGTAGTACCTAAAGGCCCAAACGAAGTGTCAGATTGTAAATTTTTTTGGAGAATATCGACCTCTTTGGCAGAAAAGCTACTTGTACATTCATTTACATTCCCTCAAATTTTATGCTACGGACTCCTGAAATTAACATTACAGCGTATCATTAGCACACATGCTAATGTCAAAGGTTTATTGTGTTCATACTTTCTTAAGACAGCCATGTTCTGGGTCTCCGAGGAAGTGGATATTGAAACATTTGAATTATCAAATTTGTTACACTGTTTTTATCTctgttttgaaaaattaaaatcatggGTTATATTCTGTAATTGTCCGAACTACTTTATACCTGAAAACAATATGTTCCTAGGAAAAATAAATAAGAGTAACAATAAAGCCTTGCTACGTATACTGGAGAGCATTAAGTTCAATAAAATTGAAGAACTGATCGATTATGCATTGCATTCTAGCAACGGTAATTGTGGTCCGTTTGGAAAACATACGGATATATCTTTAATGATGGTTGACCTCCTTTTCTACAGACTTAACAGAACACCTTTTGTAAGAAATATATCACAATGTAATAAGGTACTAGAATTTATCGAATCGTTACAAGAATCCGAATCATCGGCATATATAAAAGATGTCTGTAAATTTTATCATGCTAAATTAAGTCAAAATGCAGCACAGCTTCTACCAGCAataattaaatcatgcaaatttTACGAACTTTATCATAAACATTTAGAAAACGGTACCGCGACAGATGCTGTATCGGGTCCGTTGTTATGCGCTTCGTTTTATTATGTGACGGGACAGTACGATCAAACACTAAAAATAGTTGctgatattctttcaaaaaatacTGATGATATGATTTATTTAGGTTGTCATGAATATGACCAAAACCATGTAGAACAATACAGTCGAAATGTAAATTCAGCAATGACACTAAATGAAAGGATGAAAGAAGCTACTAAAGCTAAAGTTTGGTTCTTGAAACACTCACCATTAATACCAAAAGAGCTTCAATATTTGGTTGAAAACAGAGATAATTTTATATTGCCTATTACCTTGTGTCACTGGcttcaatatttttgttacttcCATCTTGGTAATAAACGCAAAAAATGGCAAGCATTctctaatttatatttaaaagggAGACAGGAATATTCATTTTACAATACTAAAATAGCTGATGCCGATCAAaaccaagattttttttaa